One genomic segment of Carassius auratus strain Wakin chromosome 29, ASM336829v1, whole genome shotgun sequence includes these proteins:
- the LOC113048624 gene encoding achaete-scute homolog 1a-like: MNITAKMEISVNQQQFMPPACFFASQSIQLSPTDKQCSTKSVSKQAKRQLSSAPELLRCKRRLNFAGFGYSLPQQQPHAVARRNERERNRVKLVNNGFATLREHVPNGAANKKMSKVETLRSAVEYIRALQQLLDEHDAVSAAFQSGVLSPTISQNYSNDMNSMAGSPVSSYSSDEGSYDPLSPEEQELLDFTNWF; the protein is encoded by the coding sequence ATGAACATCACTGCCAAGATGGAAATAAGCGTAAACCAGCAGCAGTTCATGCCACCTGCTTGCTTTTTTGCCTCTCAGAGCATCCAACTCAGTCCGACCGACAAACAGTGCAGCACCAAGTCCGTGTCGAAGCAGGCAAAGAGGCAGCTCTCATCCGCTCCGGAGCTGCTCCGGTGCAAAAGGAGACTCAACTTTGCCGGCTTCGGGTACAGTTTGCCCCAGCAGCAGCCGCACGCGGTGGCCAGGCGAAACGAGAGAGAACGCAACCGGGTAAAGCTGGTGAACAACGGCTTTGCTACTCTCCGCGAACACGTTCCCAACGGAGCGGCGAACAAGAAGATGAGCAAAGTGGAGACGCTGCGCTCGGCTGTGGAGTACATTCGCGCGCTCCAGCAATTATTAGACGAGCATGACGCGGTAAGCGCGGCGTTCCAGTCGGGCGTCCTGTCACCCACCATCTCCCAAAACTACTCTAATGACATGAACTCTATGGCCGGTTCGCCCGTGTCCTCTTACTCCTCAGATGAGGGCTCTTACGACCCTCTGAGTCCTGAAGAACAAGAGCTCCTGGACTTCACCAATTGGTTTTGA
- the LOC113047747 gene encoding phenylalanine-4-hydroxylase-like, whose protein sequence is MDAGFRQMNGNLERKGSLTSSYLEEPLNKTGVVSCIFSLKQEVGALVKALRLFEEKGINLTHIESRPSRNNKEEYEFFISVDQASSNALDEVVDGLRTQITGQVHELSRNKQKDTVPWFPNDIQDLDRFANQILSYGSELDSDHPGFTDPMYRARRKEFADIAYNYRHGQVIPRVEYTAEEKATWGTVFRELKTLYATHACHEHNRVFPLLEKYCGYHEDNIPQLEDISHYLQTCTGFRLRPVAGLLSSRDFLAGLAFRVFHSTQYIRHSSKPMYTPEPDICHELLGHVPLFADPGFAQFSQV, encoded by the exons ATGGACGCAGGTTTCAGACAGATGAACGGGAATCTGGAGAGAAAG GGCTCTCTGACCTCATCCTACCTGGAAGAACCATTAAATAAAACAGGAGTGGTGTCCTGCATCTTCTCTTTGAAGCAGGAAGTTGGCGCACTTGTAAAAGCTCTAAGACTCTTTGAG GAGAAAGGCATTAATCTGACCCACATTGAGTCCCGTCCATCACGCAACAACAAAGAAGAATACGAGTTCTTCATCAGTGTGGATCAAGCCTCTTCTAATGCTCTGGACGAGGTTGTTGACGGTCTGCGCACGCAAATCACTGGCCAAGTTCATGAGCTGTCTCGCAACAAACAGAAGGACACAG TTCCATGGTTCCCAAATGACATCCAGGACTTGGACCGTTTTGCCAATCAGATTCTCAGTTATGGGTCCGAGCTGGATTCAGACCATCCT GGCTTTACTGACCCCATGTACCGTGCCAGAAGAAAGGAATTTGCTGACATTGCCTACAACTACAGACA TGGACAGGTTATTCCACGTGTGGAATATACCGCTGAAGAGAAGGCCACATGGGGAACAGTTTTCAGAGAGCTGAAGACTCTGTACGCAACGCATGCCTGTCATGAACACAACCGTGTTTTTCCACTTCTGGAGAAGTACTGTGGATACCATGAGGACAACATCCCGCAGCTAGAGGACATCTCACACTACCTGCAGA CATGCACAGGTTTCCGTCTGCGTCCTGTGGCCGGTCTGCTCTCCTCGCGTGACTTCTTAGCTGGGCTCGCCTTCCGAGTGTTTCACTCGACACAGTACATTCGCCATAGCTCCAAACCCATGTACACACCTGAACC GGACATCTGTCATGAGCTACTGGGCCATGTCCCACTGTTTGCTGACCCAGGCTTTGCCCAGTTCTCACAGGTTTGA